A window of the Bdellovibrio sp. ZAP7 genome harbors these coding sequences:
- a CDS encoding YbaN family protein has translation MPGIVKNPVLRNVLLVLGSVSLILGIIGAFLPVLPTTPFVLLSAWCFLRSSDKAHAWLYRQPLFGKALTDWDRNKAISRRTKVVAITMILCSLCFMWWTVPNTYLVVSLTVVLLAVSVFIATRNEV, from the coding sequence TGCTACGAAACGTCCTTCTGGTGCTGGGATCGGTGTCCTTAATTCTTGGAATTATCGGCGCTTTTCTTCCCGTTCTTCCTACGACGCCTTTTGTTTTGCTATCGGCCTGGTGCTTTCTGCGCAGTTCAGATAAGGCCCATGCATGGCTATATCGTCAGCCCTTGTTTGGCAAAGCCCTGACTGATTGGGACCGCAATAAGGCCATTTCCAGAAGAACTAAAGTCGTCGCAATCACCATGATCCTGTGTTCACTGTGCTTTATGTGGTGGACAGTTCCTAATACCTATTTAGTAGTGTCTCTGACGGTTGTGCTTTTGGCAGTGTCTGTGTTCATCGCCACACGAAATGAAGTATAA
- a CDS encoding substrate-binding domain-containing protein — protein sequence MKKVFRHVNLHIRFLEIIFKVGMIFCSFTSKAYALPDNGPSAQAHKKILFVASNLRNGGVRAVSDSFQRAADELKWQVLLVDCAGKKSCIQAALKSSLSKATDGIILGGFDGADFREILKKAQKRGAKVVGWHASAKAGVTEDMFVNISTDPVDVAKAAAHQLEKFGRKPGGVIILTDRDYSVATLKTLSMKKAVEAMPDFKLLAVEDLAISKSDKEIYHLVKSWNQRFGKAWTHTLAINDLYFDYMADALKGIQRNDVVGIGAGDGSIEAIGRVGSSKSAQMVTVAEPLQTQGWQIADELNRAFAGEPPSGYATQPLVITKKFTDEVKDGNIEERIPYQRTYMAIWYPHRAKPKD from the coding sequence ATGAAAAAGGTATTCCGACATGTAAATCTACACATTAGATTTCTTGAGATCATTTTCAAGGTCGGAATGATCTTTTGTTCATTTACCTCCAAGGCCTACGCGCTTCCGGATAATGGGCCCTCCGCTCAAGCACATAAAAAAATTCTGTTCGTCGCTTCCAATTTAAGAAATGGGGGAGTGAGGGCTGTTAGTGATTCATTTCAGCGAGCCGCTGATGAACTTAAATGGCAAGTGTTGCTGGTTGACTGCGCGGGAAAGAAAAGCTGCATTCAAGCAGCACTTAAAAGCTCTCTATCAAAAGCCACTGACGGAATAATCCTGGGTGGTTTTGACGGAGCTGACTTTCGGGAAATCTTAAAAAAAGCTCAGAAGCGAGGAGCAAAAGTCGTTGGGTGGCATGCTTCCGCCAAAGCGGGAGTCACGGAGGACATGTTCGTCAATATTTCGACAGACCCGGTGGATGTTGCGAAAGCCGCCGCACATCAGCTGGAAAAATTTGGAAGAAAACCTGGAGGCGTCATCATCCTGACGGACCGGGACTATTCGGTTGCGACCTTAAAAACTCTTTCGATGAAAAAAGCTGTCGAAGCTATGCCGGATTTTAAATTGCTCGCCGTGGAAGATTTGGCAATTTCCAAGTCAGATAAAGAAATATATCATCTGGTGAAATCCTGGAATCAGCGCTTTGGAAAAGCTTGGACTCATACCTTAGCGATCAATGACCTTTATTTTGATTATATGGCTGATGCTTTAAAGGGGATTCAGCGCAATGATGTGGTGGGCATCGGTGCCGGGGATGGCTCCATTGAAGCCATCGGTCGCGTGGGCTCCTCCAAATCCGCGCAAATGGTGACAGTCGCAGAGCCTTTGCAAACCCAGGGCTGGCAAATCGCTGATGAACTTAATCGCGCTTTTGCCGGAGAGCCGCCGAGCGGTTATGCGACCCAGCCTCTGGTTATTACCAAGAAATTTACCGACGAAGTTAAAGACGGGAATATCGAGGAGCGTATTCCTTATCAAAGAACATATATGGCCATCTGGTATCCTCATCGCGCCAAACCAAAGGATTGA
- a CDS encoding CapA family protein, protein MTISAVGDVMLGTDYPTDKLPNDQGRKLFRYAESYIKTGDIRFANFEGTLFDGVKGAGAKSEGSNRHLFRTPTEFARTFADAGFNVVSLANNHAMDFGSEGLYSTQQTLRSYQIQYSTKKGMEVAQFLVRGIRVALIATDFYPGSRSISAPEKTYQEIRDLKKRFDVVIVSSHAGSEGSDSIRTPNTTEYYMGENRGNSVAFARGAIDAGASLILMHGPHVPRGLEVYKGRLVVYSLGNFATERGINVLGTAGLAPLLLVKLDPQGKFLKGSITSFIQNREQGVIYDKNLGAFKLMQSLSYQDFPGSTPLFDSTTSMIRPR, encoded by the coding sequence GTGACTATTTCAGCCGTGGGCGACGTGATGCTGGGAACCGATTATCCCACAGATAAACTTCCCAATGACCAGGGTCGTAAGCTCTTCAGGTATGCCGAAAGCTATATCAAAACCGGCGACATCCGTTTCGCAAATTTCGAAGGAACATTGTTTGATGGAGTCAAAGGCGCTGGAGCGAAAAGTGAAGGTTCCAATCGTCACTTGTTCCGCACTCCTACAGAGTTTGCGCGCACCTTTGCTGATGCAGGTTTTAATGTTGTGAGCTTAGCCAATAATCATGCGATGGATTTTGGTTCGGAAGGTCTTTACTCGACTCAACAAACTTTGCGGTCGTATCAGATTCAGTACTCCACGAAAAAGGGAATGGAAGTTGCACAATTCTTAGTGCGCGGTATTCGTGTGGCTTTGATCGCCACTGATTTCTATCCTGGTTCTCGCAGCATTTCTGCTCCGGAGAAAACTTATCAGGAAATTCGCGACCTAAAAAAACGTTTCGATGTCGTGATCGTGTCTTCTCATGCTGGCAGCGAAGGTTCTGATTCCATCAGAACTCCGAATACGACGGAATACTATATGGGCGAGAATCGCGGAAACTCTGTGGCCTTCGCCCGGGGGGCCATCGATGCGGGGGCAAGCTTGATCCTGATGCATGGTCCGCATGTGCCTCGCGGCTTAGAAGTTTATAAAGGTCGTCTGGTCGTATATAGCTTGGGAAATTTCGCAACCGAAAGAGGTATCAACGTCCTAGGCACAGCGGGATTGGCTCCACTGTTGCTGGTGAAATTAGACCCTCAAGGAAAGTTCCTAAAAGGCTCTATTACATCGTTCATCCAAAACCGCGAGCAGGGTGTGATCTACGATAAAAACCTGGGAGCTTTTAAGCTGATGCAAAGCCTGTCATATCAGGACTTCCCGGGCTCGACCCCGCTGTTTGACTCCACCACAAGTATGATTCGCCCACGCTAG
- a CDS encoding lipid A deacylase LpxR family protein, giving the protein MTSKRFLVILIYIFLPIISARAEDSGRQIILDIGNDYFTGPEHTDRHLTNNISLGVIRSGLFGFTSGLADQFSESQKLYSSVALSQFIYTPEDTKRTIPDPADQPYAGWLFLTTSLGARENNLLNTYGVDIGVVGPASLAEETQNFYHRLINVPEAKGWDQQLHNELGINLKIKQAVMPYRYEDSSDFIYFYGGSLGNVDTHLEVGAILRWGYNIPDDMGYRAINAYDGNFSLFSVFRIYEKLVARDIFLDGNSDGNSPYVEKRPLVTAGSMGFVVRIGDVELGYSYEMSTKRFKTQTSADDRGNVSLSYQRGF; this is encoded by the coding sequence GTGACTTCAAAAAGATTCTTGGTCATTCTTATTTACATCTTTCTGCCTATAATTTCAGCACGCGCTGAAGACAGCGGAAGACAGATTATTTTAGATATTGGCAATGACTACTTCACGGGACCCGAACACACCGATCGCCATCTCACAAACAACATTTCTCTCGGTGTTATTCGCAGTGGACTCTTTGGATTTACGAGTGGTTTGGCAGATCAATTTTCCGAATCACAAAAACTTTATTCCTCTGTAGCACTCTCGCAATTTATCTATACGCCTGAAGATACCAAGCGCACGATTCCGGATCCTGCGGATCAGCCTTATGCTGGTTGGTTATTTCTAACGACATCATTAGGTGCGCGCGAAAATAATCTCCTCAACACCTATGGTGTTGATATCGGAGTGGTGGGACCTGCTTCACTCGCAGAAGAAACGCAGAACTTCTATCACCGTCTTATTAATGTCCCCGAAGCCAAAGGCTGGGACCAGCAACTTCATAACGAGTTGGGTATCAATTTAAAGATCAAACAAGCTGTGATGCCTTATCGTTACGAAGACAGCTCTGACTTTATATACTTCTATGGTGGGTCGCTGGGGAACGTAGATACGCATCTGGAGGTCGGAGCTATCTTACGCTGGGGTTACAATATTCCGGATGATATGGGCTACAGAGCGATTAATGCGTATGATGGAAACTTCTCTTTATTCTCGGTCTTCCGTATTTATGAAAAGCTGGTGGCGCGCGATATCTTTTTAGATGGGAACTCTGACGGTAATAGCCCCTATGTCGAGAAGCGTCCCTTGGTCACGGCAGGCAGCATGGGCTTCGTCGTCCGTATCGGCGACGTTGAACTGGGTTATAGCTATGAGATGAGCACCAAGCGCTTTAAAACGCAGACCTCAGCCGATGACCGAGGCAATGTGTCTTTAAGTTATCAACGGGGCTTTTAA
- a CDS encoding zinc-dependent metalloprotease produces the protein MQFLNRTSVAVLLGSSLLMACTKETVRVEEKLLPPAKIEATATIQKNTVSFAKSSLGKLFILMPVQTKASRAAAPEYLRSLLVSFERNGSRIAVYNRSTDNSQSDIVVDALIQTFEVVSETEEYVTFDIGQGFMSLNMQPGLDVVILETYPVQSQVIETKSENVLKVKDSFVKSLALKNNAIQLVQDVRVIRPFKPYVEIDPKIQKDLAEIGGIPTEVEQGATLAIEIKPYVSNESFVVRKYDSEQRFGFFINKVGKGSTETKEPLGQIARWDVSESRGPIRMLVAPNFPAHLREGVNHSANYWNKIFGREVLKVEFDSAIDAIQPDRTIVVRWIQWDEGNGAYANIQTDPLTGESLRAMVYITSAFTADKNYVEGRPKSGDVMGSSLRGLCDLEIDGSSIHKVNIVGEVMAHEVGHVLGLRHNFAGTANAPVSDQEIKEAVDKIILDGTVQPVAASSTVMDYPPTEVYSILGAYTKSNSLPYDKAAIEWGYYGKETPRTANMYCSDEHIMSVGMAERRFLGCERRDLYANVFFAEREKVISAAKNIVANTVSAVKYSFNSLKSDDFKAAQYYFSFSPSLRIVNDLYESTPQKTQPLVIVDDVVPDYLANLSPYATRKVGFYNSYDAPGDKKITSDLAVFGGMKAYVESLNPIKVFGEGFFQNQVQDPKTVRLLIAAGLMEAQALRVQAGWLIRAKSLDEKEAAEVVSKLVDFTKLRRSEWKN, from the coding sequence ATGCAGTTCTTAAACCGTACGTCTGTGGCTGTGCTCTTGGGTTCGTCTTTATTGATGGCTTGTACTAAAGAGACCGTCAGAGTCGAAGAAAAGCTTTTGCCTCCCGCTAAAATCGAAGCGACGGCGACCATTCAAAAGAACACAGTGAGCTTTGCTAAGTCCTCCTTAGGTAAGCTCTTCATATTGATGCCGGTCCAAACCAAAGCTTCACGCGCGGCGGCTCCCGAATATCTGCGATCGTTGTTGGTTTCTTTTGAAAGAAACGGAAGTCGTATCGCCGTTTACAATCGCTCCACAGATAATTCGCAGTCCGACATCGTGGTGGATGCTTTGATTCAGACCTTTGAGGTCGTATCTGAGACTGAGGAATATGTGACTTTCGATATCGGTCAGGGATTTATGAGTCTGAATATGCAGCCCGGTTTGGATGTTGTCATATTGGAGACTTATCCAGTACAAAGCCAAGTGATCGAAACAAAGTCTGAGAACGTCTTGAAGGTAAAAGACTCTTTCGTTAAATCACTCGCTTTGAAAAACAATGCGATCCAGCTGGTGCAAGATGTGCGTGTCATTCGTCCTTTCAAACCCTATGTGGAGATTGATCCCAAAATTCAAAAGGATCTTGCGGAAATCGGAGGGATCCCCACGGAGGTAGAGCAGGGTGCGACCCTTGCTATCGAGATCAAACCTTATGTAAGTAACGAAAGTTTTGTCGTTCGCAAGTACGACTCTGAACAGCGCTTTGGATTCTTTATTAATAAAGTCGGAAAAGGCAGTACTGAAACGAAAGAACCGTTGGGACAAATCGCCCGTTGGGATGTTTCGGAATCGCGTGGACCCATTCGTATGTTGGTGGCTCCCAATTTTCCAGCGCATTTGCGTGAAGGCGTGAATCATTCTGCAAATTATTGGAATAAGATTTTTGGTCGTGAGGTTTTGAAAGTCGAGTTTGATTCTGCCATTGATGCAATTCAACCAGATAGAACGATCGTGGTTCGTTGGATTCAATGGGATGAGGGTAATGGGGCCTACGCAAATATTCAGACGGATCCTTTAACCGGGGAGTCTTTGCGCGCGATGGTTTATATCACTTCGGCTTTCACTGCAGATAAGAACTATGTCGAAGGTCGACCGAAATCGGGCGATGTCATGGGAAGCTCTTTGCGTGGACTTTGTGATTTGGAGATCGATGGATCTTCGATTCATAAGGTTAATATCGTTGGCGAAGTGATGGCTCATGAAGTGGGGCATGTCTTGGGCCTTCGTCATAATTTTGCGGGCACTGCGAATGCGCCAGTGTCAGACCAGGAAATCAAAGAAGCTGTAGATAAAATAATATTGGATGGAACGGTTCAGCCGGTGGCCGCAAGTTCCACGGTCATGGATTATCCTCCGACAGAGGTTTATTCGATTTTGGGTGCTTATACAAAATCCAATTCACTTCCTTATGACAAAGCTGCGATCGAGTGGGGATACTACGGAAAAGAAACTCCTCGCACCGCGAATATGTACTGCTCTGACGAGCACATCATGTCTGTGGGCATGGCTGAGCGTAGGTTCTTGGGGTGTGAACGTCGTGACTTGTATGCTAACGTCTTTTTCGCCGAAAGAGAGAAAGTTATCTCCGCGGCTAAGAATATTGTCGCAAATACGGTCAGCGCGGTGAAGTATAGTTTTAACAGCTTAAAGTCTGACGACTTTAAGGCAGCTCAGTATTACTTTAGCTTTAGTCCGTCGTTAAGAATTGTAAACGATCTCTATGAATCAACTCCTCAGAAGACTCAACCTCTGGTGATTGTCGATGATGTCGTGCCGGACTACTTGGCGAACTTGAGTCCTTATGCGACCAGAAAAGTTGGCTTCTACAATTCCTACGATGCACCTGGTGATAAAAAAATCACTTCGGATTTGGCTGTATTTGGTGGCATGAAGGCCTATGTGGAATCTTTGAACCCCATTAAAGTGTTTGGAGAGGGCTTCTTCCAAAATCAAGTCCAAGACCCTAAAACAGTAAGGCTTTTGATTGCTGCGGGTTTAATGGAGGCGCAAGCACTGCGTGTACAAGCGGGTTGGTTGATTCGTGCAAAAAGTCTGGATGAAAAAGAAGCTGCAGAAGTTGTCAGCAAGTTGGTGGATTTCACCAAGCTTCGTCGCTCAGAGTGGAAGAACTAA
- a CDS encoding peptide ABC transporter substrate-binding protein, which produces MIRNAILISLTLSSTFSSVAFSAPKEELKIAVNAEFDTIHPIVNTMAAGGLIQDAIMRPLVMIMPDGKPKAVLIKEIPTIENKRAQLFTDKTGTHLKADLEFIDAQWGDGKPVTCKDLEAGWKIGSNELVATPNRDDYANVKDLVIDKANPKKCTIVFDKPAYNFYVSFPRLMPAHLEMPVFEKYKGKVLTYERNSLYSTKITEPGLYNGPYRVSELKQGSHVVLVPNEKFYGKKPYFKKVIFKFILNSTSMEANLMSGNVDMTSSSGMSFDQTLAFDKKVKSQNLPYEVKYVAGSMYAHIELNLDNPILKDLKVRQALNYAFNRAEMAKSFFDGKQPPAIHFATPFDEWYTADPKIVTLYPYSRIKAQRLLDEAGWKMGADGYRYKDGKKMSLTMTNVADNKMNEMIAVYLQNQWKQLGLEVTLKSFPGRVFFGEILRQRKFEMAALTWVESPNMVPLGTMSSTMVPSQENGWSGHNRSGWRNKEVDKLLEQATQEFDSKKRTAIMRKILKAYTDELPQLPSYYRSNTSIIPKGLKGYEMTGHNNSEYLQIENWHF; this is translated from the coding sequence ATGATTCGCAACGCAATTTTAATTTCTCTGACTCTCTCTTCAACTTTTTCTTCTGTGGCCTTCAGCGCACCGAAAGAAGAACTTAAAATCGCTGTGAATGCAGAATTCGACACCATCCATCCGATCGTAAACACGATGGCCGCGGGTGGACTGATTCAAGATGCGATCATGCGTCCTTTGGTTATGATCATGCCCGACGGAAAACCTAAAGCCGTCTTGATCAAAGAGATTCCGACAATTGAAAATAAAAGGGCACAGTTGTTCACAGATAAAACCGGCACTCACTTGAAAGCCGATTTAGAATTTATCGATGCCCAATGGGGTGACGGCAAACCTGTCACTTGCAAAGACTTGGAAGCTGGTTGGAAAATTGGCAGCAACGAATTGGTCGCAACACCCAACCGTGATGACTATGCAAACGTCAAAGACTTGGTTATTGATAAGGCCAATCCTAAAAAGTGTACGATCGTTTTCGATAAACCGGCTTACAATTTTTATGTTTCCTTTCCCCGCCTGATGCCAGCGCATCTGGAAATGCCGGTCTTTGAAAAATACAAAGGAAAAGTTCTAACTTACGAACGTAATTCTCTGTACTCCACTAAAATCACCGAGCCCGGTCTTTACAACGGCCCCTATCGCGTAAGCGAACTGAAGCAAGGCAGCCACGTGGTTTTAGTTCCCAACGAAAAGTTTTATGGGAAAAAGCCGTACTTTAAAAAAGTGATCTTTAAATTTATTTTAAACTCCACATCAATGGAAGCAAATCTGATGAGTGGAAATGTTGATATGACGTCCTCTTCGGGCATGAGCTTCGATCAGACCTTGGCGTTTGATAAGAAAGTAAAGTCGCAGAACTTGCCGTACGAAGTGAAGTACGTTGCAGGCTCCATGTATGCACACATTGAACTTAATCTTGATAATCCCATTCTTAAGGATCTTAAAGTTCGCCAAGCTCTGAACTATGCCTTTAACCGCGCAGAAATGGCGAAATCATTTTTTGATGGCAAGCAACCTCCCGCAATTCACTTCGCCACGCCCTTTGACGAATGGTACACAGCCGATCCAAAAATCGTGACTTTGTATCCTTATAGCCGCATCAAAGCGCAACGCTTGCTAGATGAAGCTGGTTGGAAAATGGGAGCCGATGGCTATCGTTATAAAGACGGCAAGAAGATGTCACTGACGATGACCAATGTCGCCGATAATAAAATGAACGAAATGATTGCGGTCTATTTGCAAAACCAATGGAAGCAATTGGGACTGGAAGTGACTCTAAAAAGCTTCCCAGGTCGCGTGTTCTTTGGAGAAATTCTGCGCCAAAGAAAATTCGAGATGGCGGCTTTAACATGGGTTGAATCGCCGAACATGGTTCCACTGGGCACAATGAGTTCGACAATGGTTCCATCCCAAGAAAATGGCTGGTCAGGACACAATCGTTCCGGCTGGAGAAATAAGGAAGTCGATAAACTTCTAGAACAAGCAACTCAAGAGTTTGATTCTAAAAAACGCACCGCTATCATGCGCAAAATTTTGAAAGCATATACGGACGAGTTGCCCCAGCTCCCAAGCTACTATCGCTCAAACACTTCGATCATTCCCAAAGGCCTCAAGGGCTACGAGATGACCGGTCACAATAACAGCGAATACCTACAAATCGAAAACTGGCATTTCTAA